In the genome of Neovison vison isolate M4711 chromosome 3, ASM_NN_V1, whole genome shotgun sequence, one region contains:
- the CXCR2 gene encoding C-X-C chemokine receptor type 2 translates to MEDVDWEAYGLEDLFGENYSYSTDLPFIPEGSAPCRPESLEINKYAVVVIYALVFVLSLLGNSLVILVVLYSRLSQSVTDVYLLNLAIADLLFALTLPIWAASKAKGWIFGTPLCKVVSLLKEVNFYSGILLLACISMDRYLAIVHATRTLTQKRHWVKFICLGIWALSLMLSLPIFVFRRAINPPYSSPVCYEDMGANTTRLRIVMRALPQTFGFLVPLAVMLFCYGLTLRTLFQAHMGQKHRAMRVIFAVVLVFLLCWLPYNLVLVADTLMRLRVIGETCERRNDIGRALDATEILGFLHSCLNPFIYAFIGQKFRHGLLKIMAFHGLISKEHLSKDGRPSFVGSSSANTSTTF, encoded by the coding sequence ATGGAAGACGTGGACTGGGAGGCTTACGGCTTGGAAGATCTCTTTGGTGAAAATTACAGTTACAGCACAGACCTGCCCTTCATTCCAGAAGGCTCTGCCCCATGCAGGCCAGAATCTCTGGAAATCAACAAGTATGCAGTGGTGGTCATCTACGCCCTGGTCTTCGTGCTGAGCCTGCTGGGAAACTCCCTAGTGATACTGGTTGTCCTATACAGTCGGCTCAGCCAGTCTGTCACCGACGTCTACCTGCTGAACTTGGCCATAGCCGACCTGCTCTTCGCCCTGACCTTGCCTATCTGGGCTGCCTCCAAGGCGAAAGGCTGGATCTTTGGCACACCCCTGTGCAAGGTGGTCTCGCTCCTGAAGGAAGTCAACTTCTACAGTGGTATCCTACTGCTGGCCTGCATCAGCATGGACCGCTACCTGGCCATCGTCCATGCCACGCGCACGCTGACCCAGAAGCGGCACTGGGTCAAGTTCATATGCTTAGGCATCTGGGCGCTGTCCCTGATGCTGTCCCTGCCCATCTTCGTCTTCCGCAGGGCCATCAATCCCCCCTACTCCAGCCCGGTCTGCTACGAGGACATGGGCGCCAATACCACGAGACTGCGGATAGTGATGCGGGCCCTGCCCCAGACCTTCGGCTTCCTCGTGCCCTTGGCGGTCATGCTGTTCTGCTATGGGCTCACCCTGCGCACGCTGTTCCAGGCCCACATGGGGCAGAAGCACCGGGCCATGCGGGTCATCTTCGCCGTCGTGCTCGTCTTCCTGCTCTGCTGGCTGCCCTACAACCTGGTCCTGGTCGCAGACACCCTCATGAGGCTCCGGGTGATCGGGGAGACGTGCGAGCGCCGCAACGACATCGGCCGCGCCCTGGACGCCACCGAGATTCTGGGCTTCCTCCACAGCTGCCTCAATCCCTTCATCTACGCCTTCATCGGCCAGAAGTTTCGCCACGGACTCCTCAAGATCATGGCCTTCCACGGGCTCATCAGCAAGGAGCATTTGTCCAAGGACGGCAGGCCTTCCTTTGTTGGCTCTTCTTCAGCAAACACTTCTACCACCTTCTGA